The following are encoded in a window of Gemmatimonadaceae bacterium genomic DNA:
- a CDS encoding PCP reductase family protein, producing the protein MKLQTIGPPERGSLSVVYSCPECGYEMAMLTNAYETQVVQSLGVRIGPATGDAAASTSGAGCPFTAMIPGNGEVQPNKAGEPAPVRWTAAAEARLANIPEFVRPMAKTGIEKFARDRGALEVDEKILDAAKDFFGM; encoded by the coding sequence ATGAAGTTGCAAACCATCGGCCCGCCCGAGCGCGGCTCGCTGTCAGTCGTCTACTCGTGTCCTGAGTGCGGCTACGAGATGGCGATGCTCACCAACGCGTACGAAACACAGGTCGTCCAGTCACTCGGCGTGCGGATCGGTCCCGCGACTGGCGATGCCGCGGCGAGTACGTCCGGCGCCGGCTGCCCTTTCACAGCGATGATTCCGGGAAACGGTGAGGTGCAACCCAACAAGGCTGGCGAGCCGGCACCCGTCCGGTGGACCGCCGCTGCGGAAGCCAGGCTCGCGAACATTCCGGAGTTCGTCCGCCCCATGGCGAAGACCGGCATCGAAAAATTTGCGCGAGACCGAGGGGCCCTCGAAGTGGACGAGAAGATCCTCGATGCGGCCAAAGACTTCTTCGGCATGTGA
- a CDS encoding P-loop NTPase, whose translation MKRYHDIVGDGGSRILEQVAEQRTRITDGLVGVRHLVAVGSGKGGVGKSTLTLHLAGALRARGLRIAILDADFNGPSQARMAGVQGALLVPGSHKVALPRTRNGIGVFSMGSVIPESEALEFESAAHGESHTWRATREFALLGEILGAFEWGALDLLMFDLPPGAERTVQYADFLGPRTSFLLVTIPSEVSRGVVARSVAALSKGPNRVLGYVENMSGYYCRDCNAIKPLFDSSEPFDAAQGRPSGLEIPCLGTVPFDPELARHCDRGIPLAELPETPVGEALDQIAQQLLDSLQPPLTQSRELRLDKLGKEPPP comes from the coding sequence GTGAAGCGCTACCACGACATCGTCGGCGACGGAGGGTCCAGAATCCTCGAGCAGGTTGCCGAACAGCGCACCCGCATCACCGACGGGCTCGTCGGGGTGCGCCATCTCGTGGCCGTGGGGTCCGGCAAAGGAGGCGTCGGCAAGAGCACTTTGACGCTGCATCTCGCGGGCGCTCTGCGCGCCAGGGGACTTCGGATTGCGATTCTCGACGCGGACTTCAACGGTCCCTCACAGGCGCGCATGGCAGGTGTCCAGGGGGCGCTGTTAGTGCCCGGCAGCCACAAGGTCGCGCTCCCGCGGACCAGGAACGGGATCGGAGTCTTCTCGATGGGCTCGGTGATCCCCGAGTCGGAGGCGCTCGAGTTCGAGAGCGCTGCGCACGGAGAGTCCCATACGTGGCGCGCCACGAGGGAGTTCGCTCTCCTCGGCGAGATCCTCGGGGCCTTCGAGTGGGGAGCGCTCGATCTGCTGATGTTCGATCTGCCGCCGGGAGCCGAGCGGACCGTCCAGTACGCCGATTTTCTCGGGCCGCGGACCTCGTTCCTGCTCGTGACGATCCCGTCCGAGGTGTCACGGGGTGTGGTCGCGCGCTCGGTGGCAGCGCTGTCGAAGGGACCCAATCGCGTCCTCGGTTACGTCGAGAACATGAGCGGCTACTACTGCCGCGACTGCAACGCCATCAAGCCGCTCTTCGACTCATCCGAGCCCTTCGACGCGGCTCAGGGCAGGCCATCCGGCCTGGAAATCCCCTGCCTCGGGACCGTCCCATTCGATCCCGAGCTTGCACGGCACTGCGATCGGGGGATCCCTCTCGCGGAATTGCCCGAAACACCCGTTGGCGAGGCCCTGGATCAAATTGCGCAGCAACTTCTGGACAGCCTTCAGCCTCCGCTCACGCAGTCGCGTGAGCTACGGCTAGACAAGCTCGGCAAGGAACCCCCGCCATGA